Below is a window of Ruegeria sp. THAF33 DNA.
AGGTTCAGCGGCACACCGACCTTCATGAAGTCGGTGAACCTGTAGCCCCCGGGGCCATAGACCATCATGTTCGTCTGGTATCCGATCGGAGTAGCAAAAGATGCCGAAGCCGCCACCATGACCGCGACGACCAGTGGGCGCGGATCTATTCCGACCGCCTGAGCCAGACCGATGGCGATCGGGGTGACCACAACCGCCACGGCGTTGTTGGAAACCAGTTCGGTCAGCACCGAGGTCAGCAGGTAAATCGCCCAGATAATGAGGAATGGCGGCAAGACACTGAGCCCCGGCGCAACGGCCTCGACGATCAGAGAAACCGCGCCCGAGCTGTCCAGCGCGGCCCCTATGCCCAGCATCGCGAAGATCAATGCCAACAGGCGACCTTCCACAAAAGAAAATGCCTCATCCGCATCGATACAGCGGGTCAGCAGAACCACGGCGCAGGCCACAATCGACAACAACAGGATGGGCGCAATGCCCAGCGCGGCAAGGGCAACAATCCCTACAAGAGCCCCAATCGCAATCGGTGCATGGCTTCGACGGAAGGCACGAGCCGACGGCTGGGTGACGTCCACCATGTCCATTTCCGCCGCCAGCCGCTGGATATCCGCCGGGGCACCTTCCAAAAGCAGCGTATCCCCAACCCTAACCACCAAGTCATCCAGTTGACGGCCGATATTCTGGTTGCGACGGTGCACCGCCAGCACGTAAACGCCATAACGACGCCGAAGCCGCATCATTCCAAGGGTCCGCCCCACCATCCGGCAACCGGGCGTGATCAGCACCTCAACCGTCTTGGTTTCAACGGCAGACACCTGGTCCACGCGCTTGAGTTCCTTGTTGCTTTGCAAGCTCAACAACTCGGTCATCTCGGTTCGCAACACGACACGGTCGCCGACCCGCAGTTCGACGCCCTTGAGGTTTCGCCGCAGGGATTCATCCCCTCGGAGAACATCGATCAAGCGTACACCCGGCCGCTTGAACAGTTGAACTCCTGTCACTTCGCGCCCGATCAGGTTGCTGTCCGGCGGAATGACGGCCTCGGTAAAGAACTTCATCTTGGACCGATCACTGAGCAGCGACGCCATGCTGTCCCGCTCGGGCAACAGTTTGGGCGCGATGAACCGCAAATAGATCATGCCGTAGATCACCAGCGCGATCCCCAGCGGCGTGACTTCGAAAATCGTAAAGGGTTTCATCCCCTGCGCGCGGGCCACACCATCGACCAGCAGGTTGGTAGACGTGCCGATCAATGTCAGCGTGCCGCCCAGAATAGCCGCATAACTCAGCGGAATCAGCAATTTGGACGCGGGAACATTCAGGGTGCGGGCGATTTGCACAAAGACCGGTATCATCACCACGACCACTGGCGTATTCGAAACCACCGCCGAGGCCAGCACGACAAACCCCATGAGCAATGCGATGGCGATACGCGGATTCACCTGAGCCTGCTTTTGCGCGGTCGAGGTGAACGAATCCAGGGCTCCGGTCCGCACCAAAGCACCCATGATGATGAACATCGCGGCAATCGTCCAGGGTGCCGGGTTGGACAGAACTGCAAGCGCGTTTTGATAGGGCAGAATGCCGGTTACAAGCATCAGTGAGACACCGCCAATGGCCACGACCTCGGTCGGATAAACCTCGCGCAGGAACATGATGAACATGCCCGCAACGATGACCAGCGCCAGAACCGCGCTTCCTGTGTCTGTCAGTGAAAGGAAATTCATTCGTGGTATTCTGTCCGAACCCGGGCCCAAGCGCCTGATGACATGCAGTTTCACGCATTGCGCCCGACAGAGCAAGCCTGACGATGATTACTCGGGCCCGGCTTGTTCCAGACGCCCTGCGACGCGCACCATACGCACGGTTTTGGCCTGTCCGTCACGATCGTCGGTTTCCACGAACACGCCGCTCAGTGTGGCTTCGCCGTTTGCTGGGGTAAAGCGCGCCTTGGGCATGCCGGTGATGAACCGTCGCATGGGCTCCTGCTTGTCCATGCCGATGACCGAATCGTAATCTCCGCACATGCCGGCATCGGTCAAATAAGCGGTGCCACCCGGCAGAATCTGGGAATCAGCCGTCGGGACATGGGTATGCGTTCCCACCACAAGGCTTGCACGTTTGTCGCAGTAGTGCCCCATCGCCATCTTCTCGGACGTCGCCTCGCAATGCATGTCCACGATGATCGCCTGCGCCTGTCCGCCTCTGGGATGGGATTTCAGGATCGGTTCGATAGCCGAGAACGGATCGTCGAACGGGCGTTTCATAAAGACCTGACCCAGCACCTGAACCACCAGAACCTTGCGCCCCCCCGGGGCCGTGAACAGCCGATGACCCCGCCCCGGCGCGCCCTTGGCGAAGTTCACGGGTCGTACGATGCGCTGTTCCTTCTCGATGAATTGCAGCATGTCTTTCTGGTCGAACGCATGATCGCCCAGCGTCAGGCAATCCGCTCCGGCGTCGAGCAACAGCCTGGCGTGATCTCCGCTCAGCCCCATGCCGTTCGACGCGTTTTCGCCATTGACCACGACAAAATCCAGCCGCCATTCGTCGCGCAGGCGCGGCAAATGCTGCTGAACGGCCGCGCGGCCCGCGCGCCCCATGACATCACCAAGAAACAGAATCCTCATGATCCGGGTCGTAGGGGCTGTACTGGGCAATAACAAGGCGGAAGCGTGAAATTAACGGCAGACTTGGGGGTTGAAATCAAATTCTGCCGTGGCAATGTTTCGATACGTCTCTTGAATACAGAAGGAATTCTGCGTGAAGTCGTCAATTGTTCTGACCGGCTGCCTTTTGGCTGCAACTGCTGCCGCTGCCGAAGGCACCAAGACATCCATGCCCAACCCCGCCGCGACCTTTTGCATTGAAAACGACGGGACCTACCAGCTTCGTAAAAACGAAGACGGCAGTGTCTATGGCGTCTGCATCCTGAAGGACGGCACCGAGGTGGATGCCTGGGACTATTTGCGCAGCCATTTCGAACAGTAGCAGCTAGAAGGTCAGCACGCGGCTTTCCGTGACAACCATGTCCAGCGGTTGGTCGGTTGGCTCGAGCGGCAGGTCCGCAGCCTCTTGCGCATCAAAAGCAAACCCGATGGCAAGCGTCGGGCGTTTGGCGCGCAAGCCTTCCAGCGTTCGGTCATAAAACCCGCCGCCATACCCCAGGCGGCCACCATTTGCGTCGAAGGCGACCAGTGGAACGATCAGAATTTCGGGGTCGAAATAGTCATCCACCTGGGGCACTTTTGCACCGAACGGGCCATCCTTGAGCACACCGTCCGGCGTCCAGCGAGAGAACTTCAGCGGCTGACCGGCTGCCTGGATGACAGGCACACCCACCGGGCCATAAGCCGATGCTTCGGCCATCGCGGGCACCGGGTCGATCTCGGTCCGGATCGGCATGTATCCTGACAGGGGCACGCCGCGATGTCCTGCCAGAACCTCGGACAAGCGCCCGGCTGCACCCGGCAGGCGGGCATCAAACGCGGCCTTGCGGCGGGCAAAGGCCGCTTTGCGCGCTGCGGCTTTGATTTCAGTCAGATCGGTCACAGTAGCACCACGCTGGCAAGCCCAAGAAATATGAAGAAACCCATGACATCCGTCGTGGTTGTCACAAAGGTTCCCGATGCCAGCGCAGGGTCGATGCCCAAGCGGTCCAGCAAGACAGGTACTACCGTACCTGCGAACCCGGCGATGATCATATTCACGACCAAGGCCGCCCCGATCACGACACCCAGCAGCGGGGAATCGAACCACAGCATCCCCACGGTCCCCAACACGATGGCAAAACAGAGCCCGTTCAACATCCCCACCAGCAGTTCCCGCCTGATAACACGCATCACGTTTGAATTTGTCAGGTCGCGCGTCGCCAGCGCACGCACCGCCACGGTGAGCGATTGTGTTCCCGCATTGCCCCCCATTGACGCAACGATCGGCATCAGGATGGCCAGCGCGACCAGTTGATCAATCGCCGCCTCGAATTGCGAAATCACCAAAGAAGCACAGATCGCCGTGCACAGGTTCACAGCCAACCAGGGCAACCTTCGCCGGCTGGTTGCCGCCACACTGTCGGACAACGAGCTTTCGTCGCCTACGCCGGCAAGACGCAGGATGTCCTCTTCGTGTTCTTCATCCAGAACGACCATCGCGTCGTCAATGGTGATGACACCGACCAAACGGCCATCCGCATCCACCACCGGGGCCGAGATCAGGTGATACTGGTTGAAGGCATAAGCCACGTCTTCCTCATCCTGATCGACGGGGATGATGTGAAACTCTTCTTCTGCCAGATCAATCAGCGGCACTTCACGCCGCGCCGCCATAAGCTTGCCCAACGTCACCTGAGCAACCGGTTTCAGGCGCGGATCGACCAGAACGACGTGATAGAACTGTTCGGGCAAATCATCATTGGCGCGCATGAAGTCGATGGCTTGCCCAACGCTCCAATGTTCGGGCGCCATGACGACTTCCCGCTGCATGAGACGACCGGCCGAGTTCTCGGGGTAGGACAGTGCCTGCTCGGCTGCGATCCTTTCGGAATCCTCCAATGCGTCCAGAATGGTTTCCTGCTGCGGTTCCTCAAGGTCTTCCAGCAGGTCAACGACATCGTCGCTTTCCATCTCGCGCACGGCTTCGGCCAGAACATCCGGGTTCAGAACCGAGATCACCTCTTCACGAACCGATTCATCCAGTTCAGACAGGATGTCGCCGTCGAACTCTTTGTCGTACAGGCGGATCAGGCGCGCCCGGTCAAACGGATTGATCTGTTCAAGAAGGTCTGCAATGTCGGCCGAGTGCAGCGGCTCCATCAACTCAACCAGCTTGTCGCGGTCGTCTATATCCACCGCGTACAGGATCGCCGCAACTGCCTTGGGGTCCAACGCATAGGCGTCTTCATCCCGGGGCTGATCGTGTCCGGCTTCGTCTTTGCCCGTCGTCATGCTCTGCCCCTTTTTTACGATTTGCTCCTAAATAGAAGAAGCAGCTACCGGAAAACAATGACAATGCGCCGATTTACCCACTTCTTTCGTCCGCCTATGCTGGTGTGCGGTTCCAAACAGGTGGAGAACAGGGAAAATGGCGCAAAAGACGCTTTTGAAAGGGCGTGTTCTGAGTTTCACAGGATCACCCTTCGACGGAGAGCCGACCGAGGCGACCCGGCTGGACGAAGCGGTCGTGATCGAACACGGGCGAATTGCAGAGGTCGGCACCGCCGATGCGCTGAAAAAAGCCCATCCTGACGCAGTCACGAAGGATCACGGAACGCGCCTGATCACGGCTGGGTTCGTCGATCCGCATGTGCATTATCCACAGACAGCGATGATTGCCAGTTGGGGCAAACGGCTGATCGACTGGCTGAACACCTACACCTTCCCGGAAGAGATGAAGTTCGGCGATTTCGACTATGCGACCGAGATCGCCAACCGGTATCTGGACCTGACGACCGCCCACGGCACCACGACCATGTGCAGTTTTTGCACGATTCACCCTGAAAGCGTGGATGCCTTTTTCACCGCGGCGCAACAGCGTGGGCAGCGTGTCGTCGCCGGCAAGACCTGCATGGACCGGAACGCGCCCGAAGGGCTGCGCGACACTGCGCAGACGGCTTACGACCAATCCGCCGCCCTGCTGGAAAAATGGCATCGCGTCGACCGCTTGTCCTATGCGATCACGCCGCGCTTTTCACCGACTTCAACCCCGGAACAGCTCGAGGCCATGGGCGCGCTTTGGGCCGAGCATCCCCATTGTCTCATGCAAACCCACCTGAGCGAGCAAACGGATGAAATCGAATGGGTTCGATCCCTGTTCCCTGAAGCAAGGGATTATCTGGATACCTACGAGAAATTCGGCCTGTTGGGCCAGAACGGCCTGTATGGCCATGTCATCCATCTGGAAGACCGGGAACGGGATCGGCTGCGCGAGGTCGATGCCTCTTTGATCCATTGCCCCACGTCGAACACCTTCATCGGATCGGGATTGTTTGACATGAACGGGCTGATCCATGATGGCCACCGGATCGGTCTGGCCACGGATACCGGCGGCGGGTCCAGCTTTTCGATGCTGCGCACCATGGCCGCCGCCTATGAGATCGGCCAATTGCGCGGCCGCCCCCTGCATCCGGCGCAATTGCTGTGGTTGGGCACGGTCGGATCCGCCCGGAGCCTGCGCATGGACGACTGCATCGGCAACATCGCTCAGGGGATGGAGGCGGATCTGGTCGTGATCGACCTCGCCTCGACCCCCGCCATCGCCCAGCGCGAGGCCCATGCAGAAGACGTTTGGGAAGCGATCTTCCCAACCATCATGATGGGTGATGATCGCGCCGTGGCAGAGGTCTGGATCGGCGGACAGCAGGCGGCTTAGGCCTGCAACGCCCGGGCAAGCGTGTTCTGGCGTTCGATCACGCGGGGCAGATCGATGGTCGTTATGTGCCCGTCACGCACGATCTGGCGGCCTTCGACGAACAGGTGTTTCACAGACATCGGCCCCGCCAGAAGCAGCGCCGCCGGATCCCAACTGCCCGCGCTTTCGATGCCGCGGGTATCCCACACCGCAATATCGGCACGTTTTCCGGGCATCAGCCGTCCACAATCGGGACGTCCCAACACATCCGCGCCGCCGCGCGTCGCGATCTCAAGCGCTTCGCGGGCCGACATGGCATCTGCACCATTGGCGACCCGTTGCAGCAACATCGCCTGGCGCGCCTCAAGCATGAGGTTGCCATTGTCATTGCTGGCCGATCCATCGGCACCGAGGCCGACCTTGACGCCCGCATCGCGCATCGCCCGCACCGGTGCGATACCCGATCCGAGGCGGCAATTTGAACAGGGGCAATGGGCCACGCCTGTTTCCGAGCGCGAGAACAGATCAATCTCGGCCCCGTCCAGCTTGACGCAATGGGCGTGCCAGACATCCGGGCCGGTCCAGCCCAATTCCTCGGCATATTGCCCCGGGCGGCAGCCGAATTGCGCCTGCGAATAGGCGATATCCTCGTCATTCTCGGCCAGATGGGTATGCAGCATCACGCCCTTGTCCCGCGCCAGCAACGCCGCATCGCGCATCAGATCCCGGCTGACGGAAAACGGTGAACACGGGGCAAGGCCGACGCGGCACATGGCCCCCTCTGATGGGTCGTGAAACGCATCCACGACACGTACCATGTCGTCCAGAATAGCGGCCTCGTTTTCCACCAGATGATCCGGTGGCAGGCCCCCGTCGCTCTCGCCGATGCTCATCGCGCCGCGTGTCGGATGAAACCGCATCCCCAGCTCGGACGCGGCCGCGATCGTATCTTCAAGCCGCGCGCCGTTGGGATAGAGGTAAAGGTGATCGGAACTGAGCGTGCACCCCGACAGCGCCAGTTCGGCCAAACCGATCTGGGCCGAGGTGAACATTTCCTCCGGCCCGAAACGCGACCAGATGGGATAGAGCGTTTGCAGCCACCCAAACAGCAACGCATCCTGCCCGCCCGGCACCGCCCGTGTCAGGGTTTGATAAAGATGGTGGTGGGTATTCACCAGACCAGGCGTCACCAGACAGCCCGAAACATCATGCACCTCGCCCTGTGTTACCAGTCGCTGCCCGATCCGGGCGATCTGC
It encodes the following:
- a CDS encoding TIGR00282 family metallophosphoesterase produces the protein MRILFLGDVMGRAGRAAVQQHLPRLRDEWRLDFVVVNGENASNGMGLSGDHARLLLDAGADCLTLGDHAFDQKDMLQFIEKEQRIVRPVNFAKGAPGRGHRLFTAPGGRKVLVVQVLGQVFMKRPFDDPFSAIEPILKSHPRGGQAQAIIVDMHCEATSEKMAMGHYCDKRASLVVGTHTHVPTADSQILPGGTAYLTDAGMCGDYDSVIGMDKQEPMRRFITGMPKARFTPANGEATLSGVFVETDDRDGQAKTVRMVRVAGRLEQAGPE
- the mgtE gene encoding magnesium transporter, with the protein product MTTGKDEAGHDQPRDEDAYALDPKAVAAILYAVDIDDRDKLVELMEPLHSADIADLLEQINPFDRARLIRLYDKEFDGDILSELDESVREEVISVLNPDVLAEAVREMESDDVVDLLEDLEEPQQETILDALEDSERIAAEQALSYPENSAGRLMQREVVMAPEHWSVGQAIDFMRANDDLPEQFYHVVLVDPRLKPVAQVTLGKLMAARREVPLIDLAEEEFHIIPVDQDEEDVAYAFNQYHLISAPVVDADGRLVGVITIDDAMVVLDEEHEEDILRLAGVGDESSLSDSVAATSRRRLPWLAVNLCTAICASLVISQFEAAIDQLVALAILMPIVASMGGNAGTQSLTVAVRALATRDLTNSNVMRVIRRELLVGMLNGLCFAIVLGTVGMLWFDSPLLGVVIGAALVVNMIIAGFAGTVVPVLLDRLGIDPALASGTFVTTTTDVMGFFIFLGLASVVLL
- the guaD gene encoding guanine deaminase translates to MAQKTLLKGRVLSFTGSPFDGEPTEATRLDEAVVIEHGRIAEVGTADALKKAHPDAVTKDHGTRLITAGFVDPHVHYPQTAMIASWGKRLIDWLNTYTFPEEMKFGDFDYATEIANRYLDLTTAHGTTTMCSFCTIHPESVDAFFTAAQQRGQRVVAGKTCMDRNAPEGLRDTAQTAYDQSAALLEKWHRVDRLSYAITPRFSPTSTPEQLEAMGALWAEHPHCLMQTHLSEQTDEIEWVRSLFPEARDYLDTYEKFGLLGQNGLYGHVIHLEDRERDRLREVDASLIHCPTSNTFIGSGLFDMNGLIHDGHRIGLATDTGGGSSFSMLRTMAAAYEIGQLRGRPLHPAQLLWLGTVGSARSLRMDDCIGNIAQGMEADLVVIDLASTPAIAQREAHAEDVWEAIFPTIMMGDDRAVAEVWIGGQQAA
- a CDS encoding 8-oxoguanine deaminase; protein product: MTEILLKNADLILTMDESRQELSKADILVRDGQIARIGQRLVTQGEVHDVSGCLVTPGLVNTHHHLYQTLTRAVPGGQDALLFGWLQTLYPIWSRFGPEEMFTSAQIGLAELALSGCTLSSDHLYLYPNGARLEDTIAAASELGMRFHPTRGAMSIGESDGGLPPDHLVENEAAILDDMVRVVDAFHDPSEGAMCRVGLAPCSPFSVSRDLMRDAALLARDKGVMLHTHLAENDEDIAYSQAQFGCRPGQYAEELGWTGPDVWHAHCVKLDGAEIDLFSRSETGVAHCPCSNCRLGSGIAPVRAMRDAGVKVGLGADGSASNDNGNLMLEARQAMLLQRVANGADAMSAREALEIATRGGADVLGRPDCGRLMPGKRADIAVWDTRGIESAGSWDPAALLLAGPMSVKHLFVEGRQIVRDGHITTIDLPRVIERQNTLARALQA
- a CDS encoding 5-formyltetrahydrofolate cyclo-ligase, with product MTDLTEIKAAARKAAFARRKAAFDARLPGAAGRLSEVLAGHRGVPLSGYMPIRTEIDPVPAMAEASAYGPVGVPVIQAAGQPLKFSRWTPDGVLKDGPFGAKVPQVDDYFDPEILIVPLVAFDANGGRLGYGGGFYDRTLEGLRAKRPTLAIGFAFDAQEAADLPLEPTDQPLDMVVTESRVLTF
- a CDS encoding DUF333 domain-containing protein; this translates as MKSSIVLTGCLLAATAAAAEGTKTSMPNPAATFCIENDGTYQLRKNEDGSVYGVCILKDGTEVDAWDYLRSHFEQ
- a CDS encoding SLC13 family permease: MNFLSLTDTGSAVLALVIVAGMFIMFLREVYPTEVVAIGGVSLMLVTGILPYQNALAVLSNPAPWTIAAMFIIMGALVRTGALDSFTSTAQKQAQVNPRIAIALLMGFVVLASAVVSNTPVVVVMIPVFVQIARTLNVPASKLLIPLSYAAILGGTLTLIGTSTNLLVDGVARAQGMKPFTIFEVTPLGIALVIYGMIYLRFIAPKLLPERDSMASLLSDRSKMKFFTEAVIPPDSNLIGREVTGVQLFKRPGVRLIDVLRGDESLRRNLKGVELRVGDRVVLRTEMTELLSLQSNKELKRVDQVSAVETKTVEVLITPGCRMVGRTLGMMRLRRRYGVYVLAVHRRNQNIGRQLDDLVVRVGDTLLLEGAPADIQRLAAEMDMVDVTQPSARAFRRSHAPIAIGALVGIVALAALGIAPILLLSIVACAVVLLTRCIDADEAFSFVEGRLLALIFAMLGIGAALDSSGAVSLIVEAVAPGLSVLPPFLIIWAIYLLTSVLTELVSNNAVAVVVTPIAIGLAQAVGIDPRPLVVAVMVAASASFATPIGYQTNMMVYGPGGYRFTDFMKVGVPLNLTVGLLASLLIPLIWPL